One segment of Theobroma cacao cultivar B97-61/B2 chromosome 9, Criollo_cocoa_genome_V2, whole genome shotgun sequence DNA contains the following:
- the LOC108663264 gene encoding uncharacterized protein LOC108663264 — protein sequence MAIALWNGKEVENSVRQATLQDKPVENEKVIETIDKQIQEKEAETTLPPPCFSQSFTEMPSYVKFLKDILTKKRKVVDFKTITLIEECTAMIQNKLLPKLKDLRSFSIPCSIENVLLKVGKLYILVDFFVLEMEEDQKVRIILGCPFLATAGTLIDVREGKITSRVREEVVKFTIFNAPKHPSSTTQCYRVYLADRGKGNHIPPPISEQALTLELKPLPLYLKMKQCYDEHNLPPSNDNDFKVG from the exons ATGGCAATCGCCTTGTGGAATGGAAAAGAGGTTGAAAATAGTGTTAGGCAAGCTACTCTTCAAGACAAGCCTGTTGAGAATGAAAAAGTGATTGAGACAATTGACAAGCaaattcaagagaaagaaGCAGAGACAACTTTACCACCACCATGCTTTTCTCA AAGCTTTACAGAGATGCCATCATATGTGAAGTTTTTGAAGGACATATTGAccaagaaaaggaaagtgGTGGACTTTAAGACAATTACACTCATTGAGGAGTGTACAGCGATGATCCAAAACAAGCTTCTGCCAAAGCTTAAGGACCTAAGGAGTTTTTCTATCCCTTGCTcaattg AAAATGTCTTGCTTAAGGTGGGGAAACTATACATTCTGGTGGACTTCTTTGTACTTGAGATGGAGGAAGATCAAAAGGTTCGGATCATACTGGGATGCCCATTCTTAGCTACTGCAGGCACACTAATCGATGTAAGGGAAGGCAAAATAACTTCTAGAGTTAGAGAAGAGGTAGTTAAATTTACTATCTTCAATGCACCTAAACACCCTTCATCCACAACTCAATGTTATAGAGTGTACTTAGCTGATAGAGGTAAAGGTAATCATATTCCACCACCTATAAGTGAGCAAGCACTAACTCTTGAGTTAAAGCCATTGCCATTATATCTCAAAATGAAACAGTGTTATGATGAGCATAATCTACCACCTTctaatgataatgattttaagGTGGGATAA